In one window of Candidatus Avedoeria danica DNA:
- a CDS encoding DUF11 domain-containing protein, with product MDLRYHGVEPKRRAVQDLIINDTVSADLRFVASTASGDANDWRRAASCSPTPLQGPGIVTCVGIDVLPFSQTTFQMAFVVDADFVALTTTGELPISNRACIRPGAFIDPNVANNCDTETDLVKELADLKVTKISEPHDTVRAGEIFTYTIFVDNLGPSVARNVVISDTLLNSSNVSIQSCAFSVSQGGGAITQFTCTTGPLVSTQFGSDIGTFRTNILDPLSPTSQGRLRASFRLVARGQIDLTNTVRVTSATPDLDMSNNMAMDTISVTAVSDVSVTKSATAEEQQTNQPGLIFNNAVFGQVFPTAPNYFSSIRVTAGRRIRYTLVVTNNGPSRAENVVLTDRLPAGVRYYQGSLTVTRDPAGAAPPVLLPAGGVQHRHARRRERPADVRAGHAAHRRGGSG from the coding sequence ATGGATCTGCGATATCACGGTGTCGAACCCAAGCGGCGTGCCGTTCAAGACCTGATCATCAATGACACGGTCAGCGCGGACCTGCGGTTCGTCGCCTCCACGGCCTCGGGCGACGCGAACGACTGGCGGCGGGCCGCGTCGTGCTCGCCGACGCCGCTCCAAGGACCCGGGATCGTGACGTGCGTCGGCATCGACGTCCTGCCGTTCAGCCAGACGACGTTCCAGATGGCGTTCGTCGTGGACGCGGACTTCGTGGCGCTGACGACGACCGGCGAGCTCCCGATCTCGAACAGGGCGTGTATCCGACCGGGCGCGTTCATCGACCCCAACGTGGCGAACAACTGCGACACCGAAACGGACCTCGTCAAGGAGCTGGCGGACCTGAAGGTTACGAAGATCTCGGAGCCGCACGACACCGTGCGGGCCGGCGAGATCTTCACGTACACGATCTTCGTGGACAACCTCGGCCCGTCGGTGGCGCGCAACGTCGTGATCAGCGACACGCTGCTGAACAGCAGCAACGTGAGCATCCAGAGCTGCGCGTTCAGCGTCAGCCAGGGCGGCGGGGCGATCACGCAGTTCACGTGCACGACGGGTCCGTTGGTCAGCACGCAGTTCGGGTCGGACATCGGGACGTTCCGCACGAACATCCTCGACCCGCTCAGCCCGACGAGCCAGGGGCGGCTGCGCGCCTCGTTCCGCCTCGTCGCCCGCGGGCAGATCGACCTGACGAACACGGTGCGCGTCACGTCCGCCACGCCCGACCTCGACATGTCCAACAACATGGCGATGGACACGATCTCCGTCACGGCGGTGTCGGACGTGTCGGTCACGAAGAGCGCCACCGCCGAGGAGCAGCAGACGAACCAGCCGGGGCTGATCTTCAACAACGCCGTGTTCGGGCAGGTGTTCCCGACGGCGCCGAACTACTTCTCGTCCATCCGCGTGACGGCCGGGCGGCGGATCCGGTACACGCTCGTCGTGACGAACAACGGGCCGAGCAGGGCGGAGAACGTCGTGCTGACGGACCGGTTGCCGGCGGGGGTGCGCTACTACCAGGGCAGCCTGACGGTGACGCGGGACCCGGCCGGGGCGGCGCCGCCTGTGCTGCTGCCGGCAGGCGGCGTGCAACACCGGCACGCCCGGCGACGTGAACGACCAGCTGACGTGCGGGCTGGGCACGCTGCTCACCGGCGGGGCGGGAGCGGGTGA
- a CDS encoding DUF11 domain-containing protein, whose product MTCTGIDVAAFGEARFQLAFTISPSFVATAPTGDLPISNTACVVVVNFIDPDLTNNCDTETDLVKDLADLRVTKFVESTHNPVRAGEIFTYTIYVDNLGPSVARNVTITDTFLSSNSVSIQSCAFSVSQGGGAITQFTCTTGNVVSTQFGSDIGTFSTNRLDPVGVVGSPPPSGGHQGRLRASFRLVARTDLQTTNTVRAHALTPDPNTSNNLATVELRAESVADLSVTKSAEGEEQQVNQPGLMFNNAIFNQPFPTGPNYFVSTRVTAGRRIHYQVTVRNNGPSVAENVVLYDRLPAGVRFYQGSLIVERSVPNGLVTVLPTPCATGTPGIALDKMTCGLGSLLVGQSMFINFQVVTDANLAPGAILENDAWTTSDTLDISNVNNYGFTQNTVLAAADMGVSKSAVGQVVTAYNAPFHQFIVTDVANQVTAGKVLRYQIQVQNNGPSDGRNVTIQENLPAAPVPGPVTFLRADGASCRPDSVNQQLLFCDLGDMVAGARETFDLYVLVDPSVPTGTLLTNTATALQSGSNVVPPGASPAIPGVDPTRPITWDPCVACGPTGNANAAVNLTTATAVADVSVEKVDVPADAALDRPFEPDLAIAGNEHRYQITIGNNGPSTAVNVGVRDLLDFKQPGILGETFVRCEPIDPDDIVTCSLTLPNTVTVTRLQVGNEAVIPTAGTGTLVPNRQYGFYLITRVDAGYVLDGTDLLAEDTATISSSTTDFRFQNNTDRHQTLITAEADLSLTKADDAAGFLTCDPVAPGGTITYDLVVTNNGPADAADVYVVDQLPANFVAVDPALVNVIVSRGQVIEVRDDGWITIRVGNDVNNSGTTELGRVNAGSAPVTIRITTTVRLDAACGQQAANTARVETRRNDAPRGLTGGWPPAPQPFPGIDGGPRTPTIDPNGANNAAVALTTIECPRIQVIKTVSFDGKCPGVNISAGVFNQTGQPITFCFEVTNTGTTFLDDIFLSDVLDTRTMEPTEIYSDTITSGADPNTPLKPGETVNRKVTVDHALLKWDCGEITDTVTVTANPVNSGRTDLPCLDDVTDDDTAVIDVPCAGVDWRLQLPVLGGPTCPTLVQVQNLGRKDTKVILVVWGEESFCPPQAAGPLKVECGGLLRPGSSWTFTASQLPSAARSAVLYSVNATDIVMNVDGNESRFDLEVCDALMTHVVGNWKQWSVFDLAYRRQRVYRSPFDGSGLHQIVLDFKAHQGEPIAATVNRSCPDAADPNVMSNAVYTGISSDQEGARDPVSGARMFYAPLVFAGKGGLSSKVCIQNSGDECTSLELWFKGQDECLRNTLADVLTLSPGETVCFDPATVVGPDWLGSAHIRSTQPLGIVVDTMGPNHFHVLQRRRGRRVRARVQCRQPDRLSAADILRIPGLGHRDSGPEPRPDPGGQGEGLLPRPRRRHHHDAGGLGLPAWQPDVLPARHRQHSRLVGGQRARRERRVDHAGRSERPCAAHRGRGAHGALERPGAHDAARGDRLQRTRGVPALRLAARQRHGRDGLRRGRAGVPSHRQGQPRHRHRTGDHEPRAEARLHGLRAVLLRPERPDRSGLPEGHREAGRLHRSQPVRLPRPRLPRQRRRQRRVLGARRVRRPRPVRAQRRRPGSGGDRTGRNGRLGRRRPAGRRVEGLRGVPGVRYVPAERSAAVPGGAGGVRGAVRPTEDRMGAGRQRLRLVGATRTRRP is encoded by the coding sequence GTGACGTGCACGGGCATCGACGTCGCGGCGTTTGGCGAGGCGCGCTTCCAGCTGGCGTTCACGATCAGCCCGTCGTTCGTCGCGACGGCGCCGACGGGCGATCTGCCGATCTCGAACACGGCGTGCGTCGTGGTCGTGAACTTCATCGACCCCGATCTGACGAACAACTGCGACACCGAGACGGACCTGGTCAAGGACCTGGCGGACCTGCGGGTGACGAAGTTCGTCGAGTCCACCCACAACCCGGTCCGGGCGGGCGAGATCTTCACCTATACGATCTACGTCGACAACCTCGGCCCGTCCGTGGCGCGCAATGTCACGATCACGGACACGTTCCTGTCCAGCAACAGCGTGAGCATCCAATCGTGCGCGTTCTCGGTCAGCCAGGGCGGCGGCGCGATCACGCAGTTCACGTGCACGACGGGCAACGTGGTGTCGACGCAGTTCGGCTCGGACATCGGGACGTTCTCCACGAACCGCCTCGACCCGGTCGGCGTCGTAGGCTCGCCACCGCCCAGCGGCGGGCACCAGGGGCGCCTGCGTGCGTCGTTCCGCCTCGTCGCCCGCACCGACCTCCAGACGACGAACACCGTCCGCGCGCACGCGCTGACGCCCGATCCGAACACGTCGAACAATCTCGCGACCGTCGAGCTCCGCGCCGAGTCCGTGGCAGACCTGTCCGTGACGAAGAGCGCCGAAGGCGAGGAGCAGCAGGTCAACCAGCCCGGGCTGATGTTCAACAACGCGATCTTCAACCAGCCCTTCCCGACCGGGCCGAACTACTTCGTCTCGACGCGCGTGACAGCCGGCCGGCGGATCCACTACCAGGTCACGGTCCGCAACAACGGGCCCTCGGTCGCCGAGAACGTCGTGCTGTACGACCGGCTGCCAGCGGGCGTGCGGTTCTATCAGGGCAGCCTGATCGTCGAGCGGAGCGTCCCCAACGGCCTCGTGACGGTGCTGCCGACGCCGTGTGCGACCGGGACGCCGGGCATCGCGCTGGACAAGATGACGTGCGGCCTCGGCAGCCTGCTCGTCGGCCAGTCGATGTTCATCAACTTCCAGGTCGTGACGGACGCGAACCTGGCGCCCGGCGCCATCCTCGAGAACGATGCGTGGACGACGTCCGATACGCTGGACATCAGCAACGTCAACAACTACGGCTTCACGCAGAACACGGTGCTGGCCGCCGCCGACATGGGCGTTTCCAAGAGCGCCGTAGGGCAGGTGGTGACCGCGTACAACGCCCCGTTCCACCAGTTCATCGTCACGGACGTGGCGAACCAGGTGACGGCCGGCAAGGTCCTGCGCTACCAGATCCAGGTCCAGAACAATGGCCCGTCGGACGGCCGGAACGTGACGATCCAGGAGAACCTGCCGGCTGCGCCGGTGCCGGGGCCCGTGACGTTCCTCAGGGCAGACGGCGCCAGTTGCCGCCCGGACTCGGTGAACCAGCAGCTGCTGTTCTGCGACCTCGGCGACATGGTGGCCGGGGCGCGCGAGACGTTCGACCTGTACGTCCTCGTCGACCCGTCCGTTCCGACAGGCACGCTCCTGACGAACACGGCTACGGCGCTGCAGAGCGGGTCAAACGTCGTGCCGCCGGGCGCGTCGCCGGCGATCCCGGGCGTGGACCCGACGCGGCCGATCACGTGGGACCCGTGCGTGGCGTGCGGCCCGACGGGCAACGCGAACGCGGCCGTGAACCTCACCACGGCGACCGCGGTGGCGGACGTGTCCGTCGAGAAGGTGGACGTGCCGGCGGACGCGGCACTGGACCGGCCGTTCGAGCCGGACCTGGCGATCGCGGGCAACGAGCACCGCTATCAGATCACGATCGGCAACAACGGGCCGTCGACAGCGGTGAACGTCGGGGTGAGGGACCTACTGGACTTCAAGCAGCCCGGCATCCTGGGCGAGACATTCGTGCGGTGCGAGCCGATCGACCCGGACGACATCGTAACGTGCAGTCTCACCTTGCCGAACACGGTGACGGTGACGCGGCTGCAGGTGGGCAACGAGGCGGTGATCCCGACGGCGGGGACGGGCACGCTCGTGCCGAATCGCCAGTACGGCTTCTACTTGATCACGCGCGTCGATGCGGGCTACGTGCTCGACGGGACGGACCTGTTGGCGGAGGACACGGCGACGATCTCATCCTCGACGACGGACTTCCGCTTCCAGAACAACACGGACCGTCATCAGACGTTGATCACGGCCGAAGCGGACTTGTCCCTCACGAAGGCCGATGACGCCGCGGGCTTCCTGACGTGCGACCCGGTGGCACCGGGCGGGACGATCACCTACGACCTCGTCGTGACGAACAATGGGCCGGCGGACGCGGCGGACGTATACGTCGTCGACCAGCTTCCCGCGAACTTTGTCGCCGTCGATCCGGCGCTGGTGAACGTCATCGTCAGCCGCGGCCAGGTCATAGAGGTGCGCGACGACGGCTGGATCACGATCCGCGTCGGGAACGACGTGAACAACAGCGGCACGACGGAGCTCGGGCGGGTGAACGCGGGCAGCGCGCCGGTCACGATCCGGATCACGACGACGGTGCGCCTGGACGCGGCGTGCGGCCAGCAGGCGGCGAACACGGCGCGCGTCGAGACACGGCGGAACGACGCCCCGCGCGGGCTGACCGGCGGGTGGCCGCCCGCCCCGCAGCCGTTCCCGGGCATCGACGGCGGTCCGCGGACCCCGACGATTGACCCGAACGGGGCGAACAACGCGGCCGTCGCGCTGACGACGATCGAGTGCCCGCGGATCCAGGTGATCAAGACGGTGTCATTCGACGGGAAGTGCCCGGGCGTGAACATCAGCGCGGGCGTGTTCAACCAGACGGGGCAGCCGATCACGTTCTGCTTCGAGGTGACGAACACGGGCACGACGTTCCTGGACGACATCTTCCTGTCCGACGTCCTCGACACGCGGACGATGGAGCCGACAGAAATCTACTCGGACACGATCACGTCGGGTGCCGATCCGAACACGCCGTTGAAGCCGGGCGAGACCGTGAACCGGAAGGTGACCGTGGATCACGCTCTCCTGAAGTGGGACTGCGGCGAGATCACCGACACCGTGACCGTCACCGCCAACCCGGTGAACTCGGGCCGGACGGACCTCCCGTGCCTGGACGACGTGACGGACGACGACACGGCCGTCATCGACGTCCCGTGCGCCGGCGTGGACTGGCGCCTCCAGCTGCCCGTCCTCGGCGGCCCGACGTGCCCGACACTCGTCCAAGTCCAGAACCTCGGCCGCAAGGACACGAAGGTCATCCTGGTCGTCTGGGGCGAAGAGAGCTTCTGTCCCCCACAAGCCGCCGGCCCGCTCAAGGTCGAGTGCGGCGGCCTGCTGCGCCCCGGCTCCTCCTGGACCTTCACCGCCTCACAGCTCCCCTCCGCCGCGCGCAGCGCTGTGCTGTACTCCGTGAATGCCACTGACATCGTGATGAACGTGGACGGCAACGAGTCGCGCTTCGACCTCGAGGTCTGCGACGCGCTGATGACGCACGTCGTCGGCAACTGGAAGCAGTGGAGCGTGTTCGATCTGGCGTACCGCCGCCAGCGCGTCTACCGCAGCCCGTTCGACGGCAGCGGCCTGCACCAGATCGTCCTCGACTTCAAGGCGCACCAGGGCGAGCCGATCGCGGCGACCGTCAACCGCTCCTGCCCGGACGCCGCCGACCCGAACGTGATGTCCAACGCCGTCTACACGGGCATTTCGAGCGATCAGGAAGGCGCGCGCGATCCGGTCAGCGGGGCGCGGATGTTCTACGCTCCGCTCGTCTTCGCCGGCAAGGGTGGATTGAGCTCCAAGGTCTGTATCCAGAACTCGGGTGACGAGTGCACCTCGCTCGAGCTCTGGTTCAAGGGCCAGGACGAGTGCCTGCGCAACACGCTGGCCGACGTCCTCACCCTCAGCCCGGGCGAGACGGTATGCTTCGATCCGGCCACGGTCGTCGGACCGGACTGGCTCGGCTCGGCCCACATCCGCTCGACACAGCCGCTCGGCATCGTCGTCGACACGATGGGCCCGAACCACTTTCACGTCCTACAACGGCGTCGCGGCCGACGTGTTCGCGCTCGGGTTCAGTGCCGGCAACCAGATCGCCTATCTGCCGCTGACATACTCCGAATACCAGGGCTGGGACACCGCGATTCAGGTCCAGAACCTCGACCCGACCCTGGCGGCCAAGGTGAAGGTCTACTTCCTCGACCGCGGCGGCGACATCATCACGACGCTGGTGGACTGGGTCTGCCCGCGTGGCAGCCAGACGTTCTTCCTGCCCGTCATCGCCAACATTCCCGGCTCGTGGGCGGGCAGCGCGCGCGTCGAGAGCGCCGAGTGGATCACGCCGGGCGGTCCGAACGTCCTTGCGCCGCGCATCGTGGCCGTGGCGCTCATGGAGCGCTGGAGCGACCCGGCGCGCACGACGCGGCGCGAGGCGATCGCCTACAACGCACAAGGGGAGTGCCTGCTCTACGACTGGCAGCTCGGCAGCGGCACGGGCGGGACGGCCTCCGGCGCGGGCGTGCTGGCGTTCCCTCTCATCGCCAAGGGCAACCGCGGCATCGACACCGAACTGGCGATCACGAACCTCGTGCCGAAGCCCGGCTTCACGGACTTCGTGCTGTTCTTCTACGACCAGAACGGCCTGATCGATCAGGTCTGCCAGAAGGTCACCGAGAAGCAGGTCGACTACATCGATCTCAACCAGTACGGCTTCCTCGACCGCGGCTTCCTCGGCAGCGCCGTCGTCAGCGCCGTGTTCTGGGAGCACGACGTGTTCGACGCCCGCGGCCAGTTCGTGCGCAACGTCGTCGGCCTGGGAGCGGTGGCGATCGAACGGGTCGGAACGGCCGGCTCGGCCGGCGCCGACCTGCCGGGCGACGAGTCGAAGGGCTACGAGGCGTTCCCGGTGTTCGATACGTACCAGCCGAACGATCCGCTGCGGTGCCCGGGGGTGCCGGGGGGGTTCGGGGGGCGGTAAGGCCGACAGAGGATCGAATGGGCGCAGGGCGGCAACGCCTTCGCCTCGTAGGGGCGACGCGAACGCGTCGTCCGTAG
- a CDS encoding MFS transporter, producing MPAAFFAVDAQARLGATLSDIGTFGALFALVQVVLSPALGWLADNVGHRRVMAGGAIAAGAAALLAGIAPSLAWMGTVFVLAGTANIALTMIPLVYILTFGDAHTRPAYIGLGHSLATPALILAPLIGGALVRATDGYVAAYGLAVIAAVVTAALLLIDRQLTPGRKPPRDAVAALGA from the coding sequence ATGCCCGCCGCCTTCTTCGCCGTCGACGCCCAGGCGCGCCTCGGTGCAACCCTGTCCGACATCGGCACCTTCGGCGCGCTGTTCGCGCTCGTCCAGGTCGTCCTCAGCCCGGCACTGGGCTGGCTTGCCGACAACGTCGGCCACCGGCGCGTGATGGCCGGCGGGGCGATCGCCGCAGGGGCGGCCGCGCTGCTCGCCGGCATCGCCCCCTCCCTTGCCTGGATGGGCACCGTCTTCGTCCTCGCCGGCACGGCGAACATCGCCCTCACGATGATCCCGTTGGTCTACATCCTCACGTTCGGCGACGCGCACACCCGCCCCGCGTACATCGGCCTCGGCCACAGCCTCGCCACGCCCGCGCTGATCCTCGCGCCGCTCATCGGCGGCGCGCTGGTGCGAGCGACGGACGGCTATGTGGCTGCCTATGGGCTGGCCGTGATCGCCGCCGTCGTGACCGCCGCGCTGCTCCTCATCGACCGCCAGCTGACGCCGGGGCGCAAGCCGCCGCGCGATGCGGTCGCGGCGCTGGGGGCCTGA
- a CDS encoding tetratricopeptide repeat protein, with the protein MADVLGDLEGQLADAADESARLAALNALAWELKNADPARAASLAEEARTIAARRDDALGHAFARRTIAAWRFLQSDFASVLHELPSIRAAFEALGDRANEASVLNLLGSVHGSLGDYTAALEHFAASLEVATEAGDRRGEAVALGNIGHVRHELGDDEHALDYHLRSLDIKTGLTDRPGEAMSLMNIGVAYEALGDLSTALVYHLRALVIRQQLGDRRGEAMSQTVIGELYLKMGDDGSALDYFEESLSIFQALGDRQWEARALRDLGDLHSRQGDSDAALDHLHQALAIVEDIKAQSRIAELHHDLCALYKARGDHSRALHHHEVFHALSMEVHQAEAERALDHLNVRLKAGLTRGGGGGGASVPGGNAAPGGTSGTNGSRSTHVPSASHAPPTTPDFSSPADGPAAAATASSADPDADGARRSRTLEALRREVVKDRLLVESLGVPFVALQTDGTIFHCNTPFAAFLGGTVDEIEGKTLADAAPDLAGTSLADALALALDEGQSVTAEVAVRERWWHLQAYPTTWGGVLGVLEDVTARKAADVERARFTGLLRTAAEAAGRLSAILDPAQLLPETVELLQMRFGLHHVHIYVYEPASRSLVVRAGSGYVGRRLFARGHRISLDAARSLVARAGSRREIVYEPDVRAGELFVANPLLPDTRSELALPLMAHGELVGVLDVQDNEGNRFSQADVDAFSVLASQIAVALDNARLFGELKATSERLREVDQLKSDFLANVSHELRTPLTSILGYVEFILGGYSGDISDEVREDVMAIHESSQQLVGLIDDLVDLARIEAGEMRLDRVAVDLPPLLDAVRTGSAGLLVGRPVSLRIDVEDDLPPVGGDALRLKQVFNSLVSNAARFTESGEIAVRAWRLGRDVAISVADTGRGIAADELLLLRDALRRPPPRSAGPTFTHRARGTGTGLTIAHHLVMLHGGTMDIQSVLGAGTTITVRLPAIGTGGVDAVASDAAAGAATVGMSAGATAAASTGAQVDAGLLGGGGALALF; encoded by the coding sequence GTGGCGGACGTGCTGGGCGATCTCGAGGGGCAACTGGCCGACGCCGCCGATGAGTCGGCACGCCTTGCTGCCCTGAACGCCCTGGCCTGGGAGTTGAAGAACGCCGATCCGGCGCGCGCCGCCAGCCTGGCCGAGGAGGCGCGCACGATCGCCGCCCGTCGGGACGACGCCCTCGGGCACGCGTTTGCGCGCCGCACGATCGCGGCGTGGCGCTTCCTGCAGAGCGACTTCGCGTCCGTCCTCCACGAACTCCCATCGATCCGCGCTGCGTTCGAGGCGCTGGGCGACCGGGCGAACGAGGCGAGCGTCCTGAACTTGCTGGGCAGCGTCCACGGCAGCCTGGGCGACTACACGGCGGCGCTCGAGCACTTCGCCGCCAGCCTCGAGGTCGCCACCGAGGCAGGCGATCGGCGCGGCGAGGCGGTGGCGCTGGGCAACATCGGCCACGTCCGCCACGAGCTCGGCGACGACGAGCACGCGCTGGACTACCACTTGCGCTCGCTGGACATCAAGACCGGCCTCACGGACAGGCCGGGCGAAGCGATGAGCCTGATGAACATCGGCGTGGCCTACGAGGCGCTGGGCGATCTGTCGACGGCGCTCGTCTACCACCTGCGTGCGCTCGTCATCCGCCAGCAGCTGGGCGACCGCCGCGGCGAGGCGATGAGCCAGACCGTCATCGGCGAGCTCTATCTGAAGATGGGCGACGACGGCAGCGCGCTGGACTACTTCGAGGAGAGCCTCAGCATCTTCCAGGCGCTCGGCGACCGCCAGTGGGAAGCCCGCGCGCTGCGCGACCTTGGCGACCTGCACAGCCGCCAAGGCGACAGCGACGCGGCGCTCGACCACCTCCACCAGGCGCTGGCGATCGTGGAGGACATCAAGGCCCAGTCCCGCATCGCCGAGCTGCACCACGACCTCTGTGCGCTCTACAAGGCCCGCGGCGACCACTCCCGCGCGCTCCACCATCACGAGGTCTTCCACGCCCTGTCGATGGAGGTCCACCAGGCCGAGGCCGAGCGGGCGCTCGATCACTTGAACGTGCGGCTGAAGGCCGGGCTGACGCGCGGCGGGGGCGGGGGCGGCGCGTCGGTGCCGGGCGGGAACGCAGCGCCTGGCGGGACCAGCGGGACGAATGGATCGCGTTCGACCCATGTGCCGTCTGCGTCCCATGCGCCCCCCACGACACCTGACTTCAGCTCCCCGGCGGACGGGCCCGCCGCCGCCGCCACCGCATCCTCCGCCGACCCCGACGCAGACGGCGCCCGCCGCTCCCGCACGCTCGAGGCGCTGCGACGCGAGGTCGTGAAGGACCGGCTGCTCGTCGAGAGCCTTGGCGTGCCGTTCGTGGCGCTCCAGACGGACGGGACGATCTTCCACTGCAACACCCCGTTCGCCGCCTTCCTCGGCGGGACGGTCGACGAGATCGAGGGCAAGACGCTGGCCGACGCGGCGCCGGACCTCGCCGGGACGTCGCTGGCCGATGCGCTGGCGCTGGCGCTCGACGAGGGTCAGAGCGTGACGGCCGAGGTGGCCGTGCGGGAGCGGTGGTGGCACCTGCAGGCTTATCCAACGACATGGGGCGGCGTGCTCGGCGTGCTCGAGGACGTGACGGCGCGCAAGGCGGCGGACGTCGAGCGGGCGCGGTTCACGGGGCTGCTGCGGACGGCGGCCGAGGCGGCCGGACGGCTGTCGGCGATCCTGGATCCGGCGCAGCTGCTGCCGGAGACGGTCGAGCTGCTGCAGATGCGCTTCGGGCTGCACCACGTCCACATCTACGTGTACGAGCCGGCCTCGCGGAGCCTCGTCGTCCGCGCGGGCAGCGGGTACGTCGGCCGGCGGCTCTTCGCCCGCGGCCACCGGATCAGCCTCGACGCGGCGCGGAGCCTCGTCGCGCGGGCCGGCAGCCGGCGGGAAATCGTCTACGAGCCGGACGTGCGCGCGGGCGAGCTCTTCGTGGCCAACCCGCTCCTGCCGGACACCCGCAGCGAGCTTGCCCTGCCGCTCATGGCCCATGGCGAGCTCGTCGGCGTCCTCGACGTCCAGGACAACGAGGGCAACCGCTTCTCGCAGGCCGATGTGGACGCGTTCAGCGTTCTGGCCAGCCAGATCGCGGTCGCGCTGGACAATGCGCGCCTGTTCGGCGAGCTGAAGGCGACGAGCGAGCGGCTGCGCGAAGTCGACCAGTTGAAGAGCGACTTCCTGGCGAACGTGAGCCACGAGCTGCGGACGCCGCTCACGAGCATCCTGGGCTATGTCGAATTCATCCTCGGCGGCTACTCCGGCGACATCTCCGACGAGGTCCGCGAGGACGTCATGGCGATCCATGAGAGCAGCCAGCAGCTCGTCGGCCTGATCGACGACCTCGTCGATCTGGCGCGGATCGAAGCCGGCGAGATGCGCCTCGACCGCGTGGCCGTCGACCTGCCGCCCTTGCTCGACGCCGTCCGCACGGGCTCCGCCGGACTGCTCGTCGGCCGCCCGGTGAGCCTGCGGATCGACGTCGAGGACGATCTGCCGCCCGTCGGCGGCGATGCGCTGCGCCTGAAGCAGGTCTTCAACAGCCTCGTCTCCAACGCTGCGCGCTTCACGGAGTCCGGCGAGATCGCCGTCCGCGCCTGGCGACTCGGCCGCGACGTCGCGATCTCCGTCGCCGACACCGGCCGCGGCATCGCCGCCGACGAGCTCCTCCTGCTGCGCGACGCCCTGCGCCGCCCCCCGCCCCGCTCGGCCGGCCCGACGTTCACCCACCGCGCCCGCGGCACCGGCACCGGCCTGACGATCGCCCACCACCTGGTCATGCTCCACGGCGGGACGATGGACATCCAGAGCGTGCTCGGGGCGGGGACGACGATCACGGTGCGGCTGCCGGCGATCGGAACGGGCGGGGTGGACGCGGTCGCAAGCGATGCGGCGGCCGGGGCTGCGACGGTGGGCATGTCGGCAGGGGCGACGGCCGCCGCGAGCACCGGGGCGCAGGTGGATGCGGGGCTGCTTGGGGGGGGCGGGGCGCTCGCGTTGTTCTGA
- a CDS encoding threonine synthase, translated as MNHATSLLTHLECARCAATYPVDALLNLCTACRSPLLARYDLAAARDALPRAALADRIGSLWRYAELLPVVDDAWRLTLGEGWTPLLATPRLGAAVGLPNLLVKDEGLNPTGSFKARGLVMAVSRAGELGAKAVALPSAGNAGAALAAYAARAGLAAHVYVPRDVPPLIALETRMLGAEVTLIDGLITDCAAHVKAGVAEGRWFDCSTLAEPYRVEGKKTMGYELAEQLGWTLPDVIVYPTGGGTGLIGMWKAFDEMEALGWIDGRRPRMVSVQSAGCAPIVRAWETGADRAAPWVGATTVAPGLRVPSAIGDFLILDAVRASGGCAIAVEDDAILAWLPRIGHAEGIFTAPESAATVVAAAELAARGWIAPDERVLLFFTGNGLKYEYLLADGAGAGAAVTHNGVTALDAVSSETAAVAMTRGEER; from the coding sequence GTGAACCACGCCACCAGCCTCCTCACCCATCTCGAGTGCGCCCGCTGCGCCGCGACGTACCCGGTCGACGCGCTGCTGAACCTTTGCACCGCGTGCCGCTCGCCCCTCCTCGCGCGCTATGACCTAGCGGCAGCCCGCGACGCGCTGCCGCGCGCCGCGCTGGCGGACCGCATCGGGTCGCTCTGGCGGTACGCCGAACTGCTGCCCGTGGTCGACGATGCGTGGCGGCTGACGCTCGGCGAGGGCTGGACGCCGCTGCTCGCCACGCCTCGGCTCGGCGCGGCCGTCGGCCTGCCGAACCTGCTCGTCAAGGACGAAGGGCTGAACCCGACGGGGTCGTTCAAGGCGCGCGGCCTCGTGATGGCCGTTTCGCGGGCCGGCGAACTCGGGGCGAAGGCGGTCGCGCTGCCGAGCGCCGGCAACGCGGGCGCGGCGCTGGCGGCGTACGCCGCGCGGGCAGGCCTGGCGGCCCACGTCTACGTCCCGCGCGACGTTCCGCCGCTCATCGCGCTCGAGACCCGGATGCTCGGCGCCGAGGTGACGCTGATCGACGGCCTGATCACGGACTGTGCGGCCCACGTCAAGGCCGGCGTGGCCGAGGGCCGCTGGTTCGACTGCTCGACGTTGGCCGAGCCGTACCGCGTCGAAGGCAAGAAGACGATGGGCTATGAGCTGGCGGAGCAGCTCGGCTGGACGCTGCCGGACGTGATCGTCTACCCGACGGGCGGCGGCACCGGGTTGATCGGGATGTGGAAGGCGTTCGACGAGATGGAGGCGCTCGGCTGGATCGACGGCCGGCGGCCGCGGATGGTCAGCGTCCAGAGCGCCGGCTGCGCCCCGATCGTCCGCGCCTGGGAGACCGGCGCGGACCGCGCGGCGCCGTGGGTCGGCGCGACGACGGTGGCGCCCGGGCTGCGCGTGCCGTCGGCGATCGGCGACTTCCTGATCCTGGACGCGGTGCGGGCGAGCGGCGGCTGCGCGATCGCGGTCGAGGACGACGCGATCCTGGCGTGGCTGCCGCGGATCGGCCACGCCGAGGGGATCTTCACGGCCCCCGAATCGGCGGCGACGGTCGTCGCGGCGGCCGAGCTCGCGGCGCGCGGCTGGATCGCGCCAGACGAACGGGTGCTGTTGTTCTTCACGGGCAACGGCCTGAAGTACGAGTACTTGTTGGCGGACGGGGCCGGTGCAGGCGCCGCGGTGACGCACAACGGCGTCACTGCGTTAGACGCGGTGAGCAGCGAGACGGCCGCCGTCGCCATGACGCGCGGCGAAGAGCGCTGA